From Plutella xylostella chromosome 23, ilPluXylo3.1, whole genome shotgun sequence:
TCGCGTCAAAAAAGGAACGCAGAATGgatttaaaatatagataaggtaaaatatacttataatttttttacttctaatTGTAATAGGTAATCTATTTTTCTTCCAAAATTTACTGAACTCATAAAGTGCACCACCGGGTATCTGAGGCACCAGCCGCCACTGGTACCTACGTAATATGATGTAGGTTCTAATTATTCCAACCTCGTCTAGGCGCTACTAcagctaggtacctacatataggtaagtatatctgAATGGTTGTATCTTCGCATTTAATATTGCGCAGTTATATGGCAACTGAAACGTATCATGTACGAGATAAGAAAGGCACACATTCAATCGTTCCGCTTGATGCGTCGTGGTCCGAGTCTCTCTCTTGGAGGTTGGCCGTTTTTTTAACAACTTTTTTCCGCACAGGTGGCGCTGCGGTGGCGTGTGGAAAAAGAGGTCGTACTTGGTAAAGGCCAATTTCTCTGCGGCAACAAGCCATGCATGAACAACGACGGTCTTAAATCATGGGAAGTCAACTTCGCATACTTGGAAGATAATGAAAAGAAGAACGCTCTTGTTAAAATACGTAAgataaagttttgttttatcaaaattcAGTAGGCAGCATAGGAATAGGTCTATTTCGGCAAGTCTACGGGGTCAAAGGCAGCTgttaggctgtttttaacagcatgcggatttcatTACGCACGCGGTATGGCATTTTCCCGTGTCTCAATGAATACTTTCTAGTATGAATGCGTGCTGGTCAAACAGCCTTATGTACTATATGTAAGTACagaagtaggtatagttactTCACTTCCGATTTATAGCCGATACAGACAGATACAGTTAGTCTATGCtcctataggtaggtactttatatcAGAGGCTCACGCAAGTgcctatgtacctacaatcTTCAGATAGGTACAGCCTGGGCAATAAAATAGTTAACCTTTTATTGATAAGATAACGGAGGTATTTTTTATCACTTTATCCTTAAATATTGCTTATCAATCAGAGTACCTTcctatttgataaaaaaagcTTATCTCAAAACAGGTTTGTGTCCAGAATGTTCCGAGAAACTTAACTACAAATCAAAGAAACGAGAAATCAAGCGGATTAAGAAAAATAGGAAGAATAAGAAAAGAAGCAAGGATAAATCTAGCCATGACAGCGAGATGCCAGACGAAACTGAAGATATTGAAGTGGAACCCTCCACATCAGAAGTAGAACATACCGCTAATGAAGTTGAAGGGAACAATGAGAGTAATGAACAGTCAGATTCGCTCTGGAAAAAAGGTAATATTGCATGACTATACTTATTGGAGCATTTTGCAACTTCATTATAAGTCCCAAGTCCCAATCCAACCAAGCCACGTGCTTTTAACAGAACTATGTTTCACCTGATAGGTCACGAAGCGTAAGCAAGCGTCGCAGTTTTTGAATGAATGTACTCATTTAAAAACTGCGATGCTAACATACGCTTCTCGCTTcgtacattaaaaatattatacagaatgttACAAAAATTGTAATCTTAACTATAATCTACAGTAAATAAGTGACCCATATTCAGTGAGTACCTTTCCAATTATTATTTGATAAGTGTACTACCCAAAAttgttttggaaattaacaaaaatggTTTGCTATATTTCTAATTTCTATTCTTACAGGCGTTCAAGAAATAGAAGAGAAGTCTCGAGAAGAAGAATTTGAAGAATACTTGGAGGACTTGCTGCTTTAATGTATattcaattaatatttacaaataaaagagACATATTTAGAGTAATCATTTATTGAATCAGTTTATTGCGTTATATGTCTAGATTTTCCGTGGTTACGTAAAAAAGTGGAATTACCTCTAATggtataaaaagtaacattCAGTATTATACACAACAATATGCACAATGCTTATAATCTACATGCATTTAACTTctaaacatacctactttaaaCTCAACGTTAacacaaatataattaatctCAATAATATCCTATAGCTTAacgaattaaattataataaaatcttaacaaaataataaatggtgtaacagaaaataaaattgacaAGTTCACATCACATATGGAAATGCCTAAAGCTATTTAtaatcacacacacacatctgATGTTCATTTCATAATACGCCACTTGTGATTTTAAGAAAtgaataacattataaatagtGTAAATAAGTTTTCATTCGATTCAGacatataatacaataaaattacatgttatAATATCTATTTGACCAAATTCATTGTTACATTAATTGCTCTTCAGGTCCTCgaaatgttaataataaacaaaacaatattatatgaaagAGAAGTAATTGATCAAGACATTCTAAATTATTAGATTATTTAAAACAGTAAGCCAGATGCTATGTTGAAAATAGAgacattttattatatctaTTACCGTTATGGCACataactagtttttttttattagtagcTTGCAaaccttttaattttatactagcGTAACTAGCTCTAGCATTATTGAAATGAACgttcatattaaatataagcCCAGTAAACTTTCAAACCAATTGCACGGAATTGATCATAAGACAAGTGTAGAGATCGGAAACATTTCAATTACGAACATTTATGCGGTAGATTATTGTGTTACGAAGTTTTCAATGGTATTGCCGCCGTATACGAAATTTATTGAGCTTATTCAGCAAAAGGTACGTACGTATACCTGCCAAAACGtttaaaacaacaaacaatatTCTTTACTAACATTTGATTGTATACCTACTCAACAACAATTCATTAGGTATTCATTATTGACTTACTATTCAAACAACATTGTAAAGTCCCAACAACCAACAGCCATCTACCGGCTAGCAGTCGTACTATCACAAACGCGAATGAGCGAATCTTTACATCCAACATTACCTCTACAACTAGTAGTGTGAGTTTGAATATTTTACGCAGACGATTTAGATTAAAAACATACGAACTAGATAAGGCAGACGAAAACCTTTGCGTATAAACCTTACATACAAACCAGCGCCTCTAGCGGTGACTATGatgaaacaaatgacagaAGAAATCGCCTCCAACTCCGTTCGCGTAAAATACCAAAACTCACACTCCATTCACAGATGCCACATACACAATCTCGTCGCAGGTACGTTGTTTACTTGACGAGTGTGTTCTTGACTTGTTCCTCCTCGTCGGAGCAGTCTTCGTCGTGCGTGTGGGTGAGCTGTCTCGGGGTCTCTGGACGGGTGTGCGGCACTGATGCCGTCGCCTGGTGGATTTAGTTGTATTAGAGGCGAGGAATGGCATAGATTCTTAAGGCGTgtagataaagaaacaatattaaaatggtGGATAGACTCATGTTATCTAACCCAGTCGTATGATATTCTCTAGCGCTGTCTCCAGTTGACTACCACTCATGGCACATTCgcaattttaaaattgtttctttatttgtacgcTTTATAGATGTTACTATTACTATGCTAAGTGTGACAAACATTACATTATGCATTCTCATTAAGGTACTcgcaaacataaataattcgTCACTACGCGCCAGGACATGAACTTCTCAAATTAGAGGGCGAAACCTTATCTTTTACTCCATCGTCAACTAATGCATGCATTTACCTTAATAGCTGGTTCCACGACGAGATGGCTGGCGGCCTTCTCCTCCACATCTTCGGTGATGGACACCACGCTCAGCCCGCGCTGCGCGCTCGGGTGACGGGACCTGAGGAAATAGAGGTTGGTCATTTGTGgaagaatataattatgtataatgtttttaaacaaataacttAAGGTTTTTACAGCACTAAATCGACAACAATGAGGTGTCTCCAATAACGGTCATTTTTCTACTATCATTATACCATGGTATATATCTAAGTATATGTAGAGGTATAGAAAGCTGCCTTAGCGCGACCGTTAGCTGTgcttgttaattattttatatcgaAATTAACGGGTGGTAATACAGGCGCCACCTAGCGGACAGCAGATACGATACTATACCTATAGATCGATCGCTTACTTAACGGCGCATTTAGGGCTACGCACGATGTTGCGTGGCGTAACCAACTTTTGCTAAGCGTTGTGTTGTCAAACATTGTCCTTATTTCCATGTATTTATCACTATTTCAGTTACCTGTCGATGGTGGGCGCGTCCACCCCCACAGTGGCGCCACCTAGGGACTTATAGATACGATACTGTACCTATAGATCCATCGCTTGCCTCACGGCGCATTTATGGCGTCCCGGATCAATACAAACGCACGCTTAGCGTTCTTTTATTTCCAAGCTTCcatataataagtattatagtaaCCTGTCGATGGTGGGCGTGTCCACGGTGAACCTCTGCTCGTGCGCCACAGTAGACTCGTGCGGCATCAGCATGGCGGGCGCGCGGAACATGTAGCAGAACGGGTAGTACATCAGGTTCAGGAACGAAGCGGCGTAGAGGTCCGCGTACCTTACCACCTGGGGGTTATAGTTAGAGGGCGTTTAGTTTTGTGTTGAGTATGGACGTAAGATGTATCGCTGATTGAACAGAGATTTTACATCCTGTAAAAGTGTAGAGGAGCAAAGTTTGGGACAATCTTAGACAGGTAGTGGCTAGATGAGAGTCCAAGGAGAGTTGAgggtccagcagtggactatTAAGATGATGAGAGCggttattataaattacacaGGCCACAGTAATAAGGTGAAATAAGTACCAGCACTATTCTATATAGACATGGCTAATCTTACGATGTTTTTGTTTCAATCACAGAGAGGCTACGTTACCGCTATCACAAAACACTACAGTAGGTCACTCTCGGCTCCGAAAATCGTTCCTTTAATTCTCATTACGATCAAATATCTGGCCTACATAACATACCTAAAAGTAATGATATTTTGTCACACAAATCGCTATTTACCTGTGAAGAGAAGAAAGTCTGTCTAGACCCGGATCTGAACAGAGACCCTAACATGCCGTAAGCTAGGTCCATCTTGTGCGTGACGTCACGGATGGCCCCGCGCAGCGCAGATATGTCCGGCTTCTCTTTAGTACTGGAGTCTAGGTCCCTGGGAAGAGGAGAGGAATTTGTTAGACTTTGGGGTTTGCATGAGATTGAAAATTGGGTTACTTGTTTGATAGGGTTTAGGTTAGGGTAATAGACAGGGTTTGATTTGGCTTAAAATTGGATGACAGGGGATTATGAGGAACGTCCTCAAGACACcgattctcttcgacttgatgAATGACATGGTGTGTTTTGGCCATTATTACcgaaattattgtttttttttcgattatGGGAGCATTTGGCAGTGGCATGCTTGCCCCAATATACAAACGAGAGGCATAGCGCGCACCTTTGGTATCGCGCAATTTTAAAACACTCCATCCTTTTAGGTCCCCTTAAAAATGCGCACTGGTCGCAAGTCGCAACATAATTACTTCTCTAATtttatagagcgtgggacactcACTTGTACATATCCCCCAGCTGTATATCCAAGGCTTGCAGCTGCGCGAACAGCTGGCACTTGTCGGTCCACACGTGCAGCTCCTGGACTAGTTCTGGAACGATCAGGAAAGTTCTCCAGCCGCCGATCTTCTTCGACTTGAGGATGTCCCCGAATATGTGGTCCCCGATGTAGAGGACGTCTTTGCCTTTCGCGCAGATCAGTTCGGTGAATACGTCACACGAACCTGGGAAGATAGAAGAAAGGTTGGTATGTTAAATTATTGTTGCATTAACTGATTGGCACTAAAGGCCCAATTTGGGGTCGCATGCCGATTTCAGATGTCACCACAATATTGTTTCAGTATTTTTGGAGGGTATAGCGTAGCGTAGGATGCATTCCCTGGTGACAAACAAAATTTCACTCGTTTCGTGTATATTACGAtcacatagatagatagatagaatacgcTTTATTTGCATACCAACAAAGAATCATAtgaataacaaattaattagggtacaaaaggcggtcttatcactaaaagtgatctctgccagacaacctttggatggaaggaATAAGACACACGATTGGCTGTAGTGTACATGTTAAAAGGAAATGTAGATATTATCTCTGTGTATCATATTTTCTCGAAATGTTTTGAGTGAATTAGTTTGattgttataaaattttgtgtcATAAACAGCCGTACATGGCATGTTatggctggatgaggacgacaaaggaaaaataatcaaatgtggcGCTTCTTTTGAGAGGGCTGTATTCAGGAGTGGACTATTATTGGGATATTATGATATGAACATAAATCATGATGTAAattctaaaaatatacaatcattttgttataatctTGGTACAATCAAATCAGTCAATGTCAGAATCCAGCGATAAAAATTTGTGACATTATCAAAACGTGAAATTATTGACAATATCAAGATAAAAAGTGATTTAAGAAAGGAAGTATACCTACGATGAGTTTGATCAATAGAtaagatattttttgtgtctGATTAAATCGACGGTGTCTTTTCTCTTCTAGTTATATGCCAATCCATTAGATATTTGTAGGTAACTTTAATTACTTAATGCAATTATTAAAGGAGTTAATTTTTCATAAACGAAGTTGATTTGTTTAATTAGGacaaatgataaataataacataattaagaaaaacagTTAAAGGTTCCATTCATAACAAATTCGGTAATTAGATATACATTAGCAATTCCGAAATATAGTATTAGTAGTATTCATTAGTGAAAGATAACTAAATGAATAACGTTGGTAAGTCAAACAAACcatttaaaaatagtaactttCCAGCGAGGAAACTTAGGGTCAACAGTGTGGTATGATgtgattatttataattagatTTACAAAAAGCTAGTCAACAACCCTTACCTCACCACATCTTTTAAAACATTAAGTaaacggcgtcattaagctagtccctttccgtttaggagtaatttagcgctatgtcactgaaactttttcattgctcacgaGGGTAAAAGACTCACCTCCCGAGTACACCTTCCCCTCGTGCAGCGGCCCCACGTAATGCCCCATCTTGAGCGCGCCCGTGTAGGTGTCCACCTGCCGCAGCGTGGTGCCCTCGCCGAAGAACAGCGGCTTCTTGGCGTCGACTACTATGAAGTCGAAGTACGTCTTCCAGTTCCGGTGTGGCTCTGAGGGCTGGAAGAGAGGTCAAATATGGCTTAAATTGGTGATACTGAAGGGAGATGCATTAAATCCAAATCTGTAGAATGCAAATGCATTCTACCGTCGATCCATTTAACAgattacatttaattttacttttaataaaaataaaaggttTCACCCGAAAATATATGCTGGATTACGCATAAGGatgcaaaaaaattacattgacTTAGGAGCGTAGTGTATCTTCTATAATGTCCAGTTATATATGGCGCTGACACTTGACCACTAAACCTAATCTACTCTTGCCTTGATCATCATCGACCACAAgagcataattataatttgtaccaaacaaaaaattaataaactaaCCTGCGCCCCATGCGGGAAATCAAACAGATAATCCATAACGCTGTTTGTAAACATGTAATCGCTGTTCGTCAACAGAAACAATTTGGCGCCGCTCTCTCGGATCCTGGACAGGAACATTGGTAAACGTTCGTCC
This genomic window contains:
- the LOC105392539 gene encoding cytosolic purine 5'-nucleotidase isoform X2, coding for MRIESVMANGTADVFDDNCVNGSSYHKGDRYTAAPNEIFVNRSLHLENVKFYGFDMDYTLAEYKSPQYENLGFNLTKERLVHKGYPKEILEFEYDPSFPVRGLWFDTLYGNLLKVDAYGNILVCVHGFEFLKHSQVYELYPNKFLTLDESRVYVLNTLFNLPETYLIACLIDFFTNSPQYTREKTGVRCGDLAMSFRSIFQDVRSAVDYVHIHGDLKKKTIENLDLYLKKDERLPMFLSRIRESGAKLFLLTNSDYMFTNSVMDYLFDFPHGAQPSEPHRNWKTYFDFIVVDAKKPLFFGEGTTLRQVDTYTGALKMGHYVGPLHEGKVYSGGSCDVFTELICAKGKDVLYIGDHIFGDILKSKKIGGWRTFLIVPELVQELHVWTDKCQLFAQLQALDIQLGDMYKDLDSSTKEKPDISALRGAIRDVTHKMDLAYGMLGSLFRSGSRQTFFSSQVVRYADLYAASFLNLMYYPFCYMFRAPAMLMPHESTVAHEQRFTVDTPTIDRSRHPSAQRGLSVVSITEDVEEKAASHLVVEPAIKVNACIS
- the LOC105392541 gene encoding protein FRA10AC1 homolog isoform X2, whose amino-acid sequence is MSARLRNLNPYELHKYLVNVYTLNAKGTTSHLQRDTSRDRTDLDVIRENHKFLWEEDEVADTWEKQLAKKYHDKLFKEYCICDLSRYKENKVALRWRVEKEVVLGKGQFLCGNKPCMNNDGLKSWEVNFAYLEDNEKKNALVKIRLCPECSEKLNYKSKKREIKRIKKNRKNKKRSKDKSSHDSEMPDETEDIEVEPSTSEVEHTANEVEGNNESNEQSDSLWKKGVQEIEEKSREEEFEEYLEDLLL
- the LOC105392539 gene encoding cytosolic purine 5'-nucleotidase isoform X1, which gives rise to MFKRSVCTLRHKLNYRYYFASVACYKSIPIIGGKEMASIVDLPRTNDNLNIQSKKYYRRAEHRIFVNRSLHLENVKFYGFDMDYTLAEYKSPQYENLGFNLTKERLVHKGYPKEILEFEYDPSFPVRGLWFDTLYGNLLKVDAYGNILVCVHGFEFLKHSQVYELYPNKFLTLDESRVYVLNTLFNLPETYLIACLIDFFTNSPQYTREKTGVRCGDLAMSFRSIFQDVRSAVDYVHIHGDLKKKTIENLDLYLKKDERLPMFLSRIRESGAKLFLLTNSDYMFTNSVMDYLFDFPHGAQPSEPHRNWKTYFDFIVVDAKKPLFFGEGTTLRQVDTYTGALKMGHYVGPLHEGKVYSGGSCDVFTELICAKGKDVLYIGDHIFGDILKSKKIGGWRTFLIVPELVQELHVWTDKCQLFAQLQALDIQLGDMYKDLDSSTKEKPDISALRGAIRDVTHKMDLAYGMLGSLFRSGSRQTFFSSQVVRYADLYAASFLNLMYYPFCYMFRAPAMLMPHESTVAHEQRFTVDTPTIDRSRHPSAQRGLSVVSITEDVEEKAASHLVVEPAIKVNACIS
- the LOC105392539 gene encoding cytosolic purine 5'-nucleotidase isoform X3, which translates into the protein MPYESAYPLTPDVDPGVIRARANSSSRKKPVVTFISGDEAVVIPDKSIAGVNKPLSRSDRSEIELDSFAESLSCTMHSTWLDKRALEHRIFVNRSLHLENVKFYGFDMDYTLAEYKSPQYENLGFNLTKERLVHKGYPKEILEFEYDPSFPVRGLWFDTLYGNLLKVDAYGNILVCVHGFEFLKHSQVYELYPNKFLTLDESRVYVLNTLFNLPETYLIACLIDFFTNSPQYTREKTGVRCGDLAMSFRSIFQDVRSAVDYVHIHGDLKKKTIENLDLYLKKDERLPMFLSRIRESGAKLFLLTNSDYMFTNSVMDYLFDFPHGAQPSEPHRNWKTYFDFIVVDAKKPLFFGEGTTLRQVDTYTGALKMGHYVGPLHEGKVYSGGSCDVFTELICAKGKDVLYIGDHIFGDILKSKKIGGWRTFLIVPELVQELHVWTDKCQLFAQLQALDIQLGDMYKDLDSSTKEKPDISALRGAIRDVTHKMDLAYGMLGSLFRSGSRQTFFSSQVVRYADLYAASFLNLMYYPFCYMFRAPAMLMPHESTVAHEQRFTVDTPTIDRSRHPSAQRGLSVVSITEDVEEKAASHLVVEPAIKATASVPHTRPETPRQLTHTHDEDCSDEEEQVKNTLVK